GCCCGTGAGATCGACCGGATCCAGCAGCGCCTCACCTGGCTCGCCGCCGACAAGACCCGCAAACTCGAAGCCGCCGAACTTGCGAAGCAGCCCGACCCGACCGCCGGGGTCAAACCCGCCCGAACAAGGAAGAAACAAGCCAGCTAAACTCAGGGATTACGCGGGCATTCCTTCGTGAGTCACCGGGGCTGTTTCGCGGGCATATTTAAATGAGTCCCCTCGCAGAGCCCCCGCGTCCTCGATGACGCGACGGCGCTGCACGCTGTACTGAGGCGTACGGCCGGTGCGCAGTTCGGGAGGTATGTCGGCGTCGACGTACCCATGCTCGGCCAGCTCGCGGCCTGGCATGAGCGCGTCGTCGACGGGACGCACTACAACGGCGAGGACGGGCGCGGCGACGGCGCAACTGGCACCGTCACCACGGCGGCAGAGCTGCACCGTGCCGCCGCAGCGTTCGATGCCGCCTCGGCCGCGCTGCGCGAAGCGCACGCAGCCAACGGCGTCGTGCGCTGGTACGACGATCCCCAGTGAGTCACGACGTGGACGGCCCGGATGCCGACACCGAGGAGCGCACCCGCATCGGGCAGGTGCTCGATGCAGCTCTGCCGCCGACGAGCGCCGACCGATAACGATCGTTTACGGCGCGGTCCAGATATCGGGCTCGGAACGGTCGCCACAAACGCTCGTCATAAGCACCAAACGGCAAGGGTTTCCGGCTGATCCTGTGAAGACGCGCTGAGCGCCTTACGCGCGTGGCAAGGCGACGGCAGCTTTCTCGTAACCCATGGGATACGAGACCGACCTTGCGGTTCGGAACAGTGTCAGCGATCAATCGACGTTGGCGAGGCGACTCAGCGAACGAGGCGGGCGATCGCCTGAGACGCTTCCCGGACCTTCTCTTCGGCGATGTCGCTGCCGGCGCGAGCTGCATCTGCCACACAGTGGCGCAGGTGGTCTTCGAGGAGCCCGACGGCAACGCTCTGCAAGGCGCTGGTCAGTGCGGAGATCTGAGTGAGGATGTCAATGCAGTACTTCTCGTCCTCGACCATGCGGTGGATGCCGCGTGATTGTCCTTCGATGCGCTTGAGGCGAGCAAGGTAGCGGGCTTTGTCCGTGATGTACCCGTGCTCTGCGTGGTTGCAGGATGTTGTAGCGACGGCGGTATCAGTCATCTGGATCTCCGGCGGTTGTGGTCAGCGGTTCAGGATGACGCGGGTCGTGGTGTCGGGGCGGAGGTCGAGTCGGCGCAGCAGTTGGGCGTTGAGAGCGACGACGATGGTGGATAGTGACATGAGAATCGCTCCGACCGACATCGGGAGCACGAATCCGATGGGGGCGAGGACGCCGGCGGCGAGGGGGACGGAGATGATGTTGTATCCGGCAGCCCACCAGAGATTCTGCTTCATCTTCCGGTACGAAGCCCGTGACAGTTCGATCACGGAGAGTACCGAGCGGGGGTCGTCGCTTGCGAGGATGACACCAGCCGACGCGATCGCGACATCTGTGCCTGCACCGATCGCCAGCCCAACGTCGGCCTGCGCGAGGGCAGGGGCGTCGTTGACGCCGTCGCCGACCATTGCGACCTTACGGCCCTCGTTCTGGAGTTGTTGGACCTTTGCGGCCTTGTCCTCCGGGCGTACTCCGGCGAAGACGCGGTCGATGCCGAGGTCTTGCGCGACAGCCCGAGCCACGGCATCCGCATCGCCGGTGATCATCACGACCTGCACGCCGAGCGCGTGAAGGGCGTCGACGGCTTCCCGGGACTCCGAACGCACCTCGTCGGCGAGCTTCAGGGCTCCGACGACGCGCCCGTCCTGGATGACATGGAGGATGATCGCGCCATCCGCACGCCACTGATCGGCGACCGGAAGCTCATCGGCGTTCTCCTCGGACAGCAGGTGAGGTCCCCCGACTCGGATGATCTTCCCCTCAACGGTCGCCGTAACGCCCACAGCAGGTGACGAGGTGAACTCGACGCTTCGGGGGACGGTGAGCTTCCTGTCGGCGGCCGCGCGGACGATGGCCTTCGCGAGCGGGTGCTCGCTGTCGGCCTCTGCGGCGGCCGCCAGCGCGAGCACCCGGTCAGGGTCGGCGCCATCGGCAACGGAGACCTCGGAGACGACGGGCTCGCCCTTGGTGAGGGTGCCGGTCTTGTCGAACAGCACTGTATCGACGGTGCGCATGCTCTCGAGAGCGAGCCGGTCCTTGACGAGCACGCCGCCCCGGGCGGCGCGCTCGGTGGCGATGGAGACGACCAGCGGGATGGCCAGGCCCAGGGCGTGCGGGCACGCGATGACGAGCACCGTGATCGTGCGGATGACAGCAGCGTCAGGCAAGCCGACCAACGTCCAGACGATCGCGGTGATCGCCGCAGCACCCAGGGCGAACCAGAACAGCCATCCGGCGGCGGTGTCAGCGAGGCGCTGAGCACGAGAAGACGAGCTTTGCGCTTCAGTGACGAGACGTTGGATGCCGGCGAGGGTCGTGTCGTCGCCGGTCGCGGTGATCTCGACGCGAAGCCCGGAATCGGTGGCAACGGTGCCGGCTGTGACGTGGTCGCCGCTGCCGCGTTCCACGGTGCGGGACTCGCCCGTGACCATGGACTCGTCCATCGAAGCCCGTCCGTCGACGATGCGCCCGTCCGCGGGGACGCTACCACCCGGCCGTACGATGACGACGTCACCGACGACGAGATCGGACGGTGAGACCGTGACGACCTGGTCATTCTCGACGCGCTCTGCCTCATCCGGGAGAAGAGCGGCGAGTGAGTCCAGGGCGGAAGTCGTCTGGGCGAGGGAGCGCATCTCGATCCAGTGCCCGAGAAGCATGATGACAATGAGGAGGGCGAGCTCCCACCAGAAGTCGAGTTCGTGATGGAGCACCCCGAGCGTCGCGCCCCAGGAGGCGGCGAACGCGACGGTGATCGCGAGGCCAATGAGCAGCATCATGCCGGGCTTGCGAGCGCGGAGCTCGCTGACTGCACCGACGAGGAACGGCTTTCCACCCCACGCGTACATGACAGTGCCCAGCACCGGGGATACCCATGACAGACCCGGAATATCGGGGAGGGTGTAGCCCAGGATCATCGAGAACATGCCCGACAACGCGACCGTGGGGACAGCGAGGACGAGCATGATCCAGAACAGGCGACGGAACTGCCCGACGTGGTCGCCATGGCCTGCATGACCGCCGTGTCCAGCGTGGGTGTTGTGACCGGAGGGCGCGTTGTCGCTTCCGTGGTCCCTATGACTGTGCGCGGCCGCGTCTGACTGCGGTGCATGCGCCATTGCTTGATGTCCCGCGTGCGCATCGTGGTCAGTTTCGGTCGTCACTGCGGGGGTCGACGCCGCGTGGTCGTGGTGTGCGTGGGTGTGCTCTGCGCCGTCGTTACGCGGGTGGCTCATGGGCCTATCCTCCTCGGAATTGAGAACCGTGGGGCCGACTTGTGTGGTGTGCCTCGCACGGTGAAACAGTGTCAGGCAGCAGCGGTGGCGTACTTAGCCGGGTCGGCGTCGAACGCGGGCCCGCATCCGGCGCAGCAGAAGTAGTACCGGGTGCCGTCGTAATCTCGGTACAGGCCGGCAACTTCTGCATCCGCCTTGATGACGGTGCTGCCTACCATCACAGGACATTCGGCGAGATCCTCCGCGGGCGGGGTGAGGAGATCCTTGCGTCCTTCGGCGTCGACGGAACCGTGGCTGTTGCGGCTGCAGCAGGATCCAGTGGAGTCGGACATGTTTTGTTCCTCTTTCTCTCAAACACCGGAGTCCGGCGGCGGTATGCCTAACGATATACCCCCTAGGGGTATTCCGCACTAGGATGTACATGGCGGCGCTGAAGGATCAGGGCGGGTGGCCGCATAGATCGTGGTGTTAGCATCCTGGACGGAATGGAGGAGGCCGAGCATGCACGTCGCAGTTCGTGGCGCACGTCCGCAGCTGTCGTTGCGCGCGTTGTTGATGCTCGGCGGGGCCACGCTGATGGTTATCGTCGGCTTGCTGGCGATGCATACCTTCACCTCCGAACCTGCGGGACACGGATCCGTCGGACTCACCCACTCCGCAGCTGGGGAGGAGCACGCCACCGCAGCGGCGTCAACCGTCGCGAGCGAGTCCACCGCGTGTGAGGGTGCGTGTCATGTGAGCACCGGACATGGGCAGGGTCACAACGAGATGCTGACTGCGTGCGTGCTGGCGTTGCTTGCCGGTCTGCTTCTCCTCCTCCCTCCGATATTGATTCATCGTCACGGGCTGCCCCCTCACCGTGGTGTAAGCCTGGTGAGGTGGGAAGCGATCGGGATCCCTCCCCGGGCACCCTCGCTGACGATCCTTTCGATAAGTCGCACCTGAGTAGTCGCCGCCGACCCTGATAGGTCGGATTCCTGGCGCCGTCTGGCGCCATCATTTGCGAACCCTCACACGACGTATCGAAGGAACAACCATGAATAAGAAGATTCCCGTTGCTGTCAGTACGGGTGTACTGACCCTTGCACTGGTTCTCACCGGCTGCGCTGACAACACCACGGCACCGTCCAGCGAATCCACCTCCCCGTCTCAGTCGTCGTCGACTTCGGCAGCGAACGAGGCTGACGAGATGTTCGTCACGATGATGATCCCTCATCACGAGCAGGCGATCGAGATGGCCGACATGCTGCTCGCTAAAGACGGTGCCGACGCACGCGTGGTGGAACTTGCCGAGGAGATCAAGGCGGCGCAGGGCCCCGAGATCGACAAGATGCTCGGATGGCTCGAAGACTGGGGTGTGGAGTATGACCCCGACTCCATGGGAGGCATGGATCACGGTTCGATGGGCGGTGACGACAGCATGATGTCCGAAGAGGACATGACCATGTTGGAGAGCGCGGATGCTGTCGAGGCGAACAGCCTGTTCCTGGAGCAGATGATCGTGCACCACGAAGGTGCCGTCGACATGGCGCAGACGGCGCTTGATGATGCGCAGAACCCGGACGTCCTCGAGCTCGCGCAACAGGTGATCGACGACCAGACGGCGGAGATCGCCACGATGCAGGAACTCCTCGGCCAGCTGTAGGAATCCTCCGGGCGGGCCGGTATCCGATCGTCCCGCCCGGATCTGTGTCATCCGTGCTGCCCCATTGCGGCAGCAGTCAGACGTCGGCGTGCTCTTGCTGCGCGTCGTGAAGCCAGGCCCGCTTGAGGCCACTAACGGAAACCATCATGAAACGCTCACTCCTTCTCGCAACCGTCACTGTGACCGTCCTGGCGACTGTCGCCACCGGATGCACCGCGACACCGCTCGGCAACCCGGACTCAGCTCCCCGCATCGACCACATCCACGGCATCGCTGAAGATCCCCGGGGCGATGATCTGCTGGTGGCCACGCACAACGGAATCTTCACTCTCACACCCGATGGGGATATCTCCGGCCCGATCGGCGGTCACGCCTTCGACGCCATGGGATTCACGGTCTCGGGAGACGCGCTGTTCGCCTCCGGGCATCCCGGCGAAAAGACCCCGGCCGAACTCGGATCGCCCAACCTCGGCATCATCCGCAGCGACGACTACGGGAACACGTGGTCGCCTATTGCTCTCAACGGAACCACCGACTTCCACATCCTCACCGCGGCCCCGGACGGCACCCTCTACGGCGTCCCCTCTAGCCAAGTGAACCTGCTCACCAGCACAGACGAGGGCAACAACTGGACGGAGCGTGCGTCCCTCGGCGCCGCTGATCTCGCGGTCACCGAATCCGGTTTATACGCTGCAGCCGAAGAAGGCGTTCTCTTCAGCAGCGACGGCGGTAACACATTCACTCCAGTCGACGGAACACCTGTGCTCTACGCGCTGGAGGCTCGCACTGACGGCACTCTTCTCGGCGCAGGCACCGATGGCGTCCTGTGGACAGAGGATGAAAATGGAACCTGGCATCAGCTCGAATCGCTCCAAGGCGCCGTTCAAGCCCTCACTGTCATCGACGACCGCGTCATCCTCGTCGATGACCGGGGCATCGTTGAAGTCTCACCGGACAGCACCACTGTGCTGAGTCCCGCCCAATAACGCGGCCCGTGCCCAAGGATTCCTCGTGAAAGCGCCCAAGACCCCTTTCGGAACCTCGTGTTGTTCGTCATCGTGGCGACGATCGCCGTTGTCCTCCTCGCCGCTGCTAGTTTTCTCGCGATTGGAGCGATCTTCTGATGACCCCCACCGGCTCCAGATCACCCTTCGACCCGCTACACCATCTGACGGCCGTGCACTCGTCCTCACCCGGCGCGCCTTCGCCTCGCAGTCCCGCGGAGCGGACGCATCGAAGGCTCGTGCGTCTTGGATATATGCTCTTGATCTGCGGTCCAGCCCTCGCGCTCGCGCATCTGATCAATGATGCCCAATCGACCGACGTCGCTTGGTGGACGTACACGATCGCCAGCTTTGACATCGCCGTAATCATGGTCATTGCCGCCCTGGCTCTGATCCTTCGAACTCCACCCAGTCACGCTGCAGAAACGGAATAATCGTCACCGCACAGCAATCGCTGCGACGATGATCTGCCGCTGAACTACCATGCCCTCCCGGGGTATTCAACGGGGTCCTCGGGAGCGAGGTGCGGTCGTAGTTTGAAGACTCCACAATGACGAGAGGAGCCACTATGACTGTCGCGGCGGAAATGCTCCGCACCTACCCGAAGGACCTTGGTCAGGCTGACCGGAAGGTGCTGGTGGAGTGTATCGAGGCGTGCGTTGAGTGCGCGCAATCATGCACCGCATGCGCCGACGCGTGCCTGAGCGAGGAAATGGTTGCCGAGCTGACGAAGTGCATCCGCACGAACCTGGACTGCGCCGACCTCTGCGAAACCACCGGACGCATCCTGTCCAGGCACACCGGGTACGACGCCAACCTCACCCGCGCGACCCTCGAAGCGTGCCGCACGGCATGCGCGAGCTGCGCCGACGAGTGCGAGAAGCACACGATGCACGAACACTGCACGGTGTGTGCTGCGGCCTGCCGGCGATGCGAAGACGCCTGCGCCGCGCTCCTCGCAACGCTCTGAATAGCCACCTCGACGGCGTCGTGCAGTTCTTCGCTACCCGCATCAATCCAGTGATGCCCGTTGACCGAGCCGAAGCAGACTAGCGAGCGCTCTTGCGCCACACGTCGTCATCAATCGCGCTACCGCGCAACGAGCTGAGACGAACAGGTGAGGCATATGTCGAAGGACACGCACGAAACAAGTGGACGACAAGCGGGGACGAAAAAGCACGGATCGCTGACGATGTACTTGCGATTCGCGGCGATGATTCTCACCGGCATGGTCGTGATGTATTGGACGATGTTCGCTGGAGTGTGGGAATGGGGGCACATACGCTTCAGCGAAAGCCGCGTCTTCATGGCGCTCACTATGGGCGGCGCCATGGGGCTGGTCATGCTGGCCTGGATGCTCAACATGTACAAGCACAGGAAAGCGAACATTGCGGTCATCATCGTCAGCGTTCTCCTCCTCGGAGGAGGCATCGCCCTCGACCGCAGCCAGATCACCGTCGACGACACCGCGTACATGCGCGCAATGATTCCGCATCCCTCGCTCGCGATCACCCGATCCGAGCGAGCACAGCTGCAGGATGTCCGCGTCTGCGAACTTGCGGTTGAAATCAGTGAAGCGCAGCGCCGGGAGATCCTCGAAATGGACTGGCTCATCGCCGACATCGAAAGCAACGGACTCGCGCTGACGGCCGAGGACGCGCAAGACCGACCCGTTCCAGACTTCGAACGGGCAGCCGACCGCCAGTGCTCGGACGACGGATGACGATTGGTAGCGATAATCGGCCTATCATGGCTTGTGCTCCGAGAGCCTGCCGGAAACGATCGTTTCCGGTGCCCTCGGCCGAGAGGTCGGCACAGCTCCGACACGCCGAGGTGGAGCGCACCGAAACCCACCACCGAAACCCGAGCCAACCGAAACCTAAGACCTATCGTTTTCGGTGGCTCTCTGGTAGACTGGAGCCACCTCACGAAAGGGGCACATCATGGCTGCCGAGTTCAACATCGAGGCGCGCTGGCCCGAGCTGTTCGCGCAGCTCGGCGCAGCCGACCGCGAGGCCGTCGTGAACGCCCTCGCGTCGAGCTGGCACGAGGGTTGGGTGCCGAACCGCGAGGATGTCGAGAACCTGACCGACTACGCCCGCGGCGTCATCGACAAGGCCGAGTACGACCGCCGCGCAGCGGGTGCCGTCGAGCGCGCTCACGCCCTCGCTGTCGCTGGCTGATGGCCACACGCTTCAACTCCTGGGATTCGTACTTCTGGGAGCCTGGCGGCCCCGTCCTGCGCAACCTCTACGGTCTGCGCGACGGGGCCGACCTGTCCCGGCGTGAGTACGCCGAGACGAACGCGCAGCAGTTCGACATCGAGCGCGGCGCTATCTCGATCCCACGCACCTATGACGCCGAGCACCTGCGCACGATCCACCGCGAGCTGTTCAAGAACGTCTACGAGTGGGCGGGAGAGTACCGCAGCGTCGGCATGTTCAAGCCGCCGCTTGAGTTCGCCCAGCCCGAGGACATCGGGCGTTACCTGGCCGATGCCTCGCGCCTCGTGCGCGGTGCGGAGTGGGCCGGGATGGATCGGCAGCAGTTCGCGATGGCGGCCGCCGACGTGTTCGCGCACGTAAATCAGGCGCACCCGTTCCGCGAGGGGAACGGCCGAGCGGGCAAGCTGTTCATGCAGCACGTCGCGGAGCTGAGCGGCTTCAAGCTTGACTACAGTCCCGAGCGCACAGGCATCACCGCGGAGGTATGGAACAACGCCAGCGCGATGTCACGCCCCGACATCGGCAGCTACCGGCCGGTGCCCGACAGCCTCGTGCCGGTGTTCGAGCGCCTGGCCGTCGACAGGTCAGCAGGCTCGAAGGGCGCGCAACAGGGGCCGGCGGTGCGCAGGCTTCGAGATGAGTCGCGCGGCCGTGTTTCCGACCTGATCGATGAGAAGGTCGAGGAGCTGCGACGTGCGAGCTTTCCGACCCCACCCACGCCGGGAGTAGAGCGCAGTACTGAGGCGCGACGGAGCACACCGCCCATGCAAGATCGCTACCGGGGGAGAGGACGATGAAGCGTGATGACGCCGAGCGAGTGATAGAGCGCGTGCTGCGCGGGTCAGGGGCTCCTCATGCTCAGTTCCTCGTGCGCGACATCGCTGCCGCTCTCGTCGACGCTGGCCTTATTCCGTCCGAACAGGACGAGTTGCGCATGGCACTCGAAGGGAGTGGACGATGAGCCAGGTCGGTTACGCACGGGTGAGCACCCGCGATCAGAATCCCGGCTCGCAGGAGGCTGCGCTGCGCGAGGCTGGCTGCGAGCGTGTGTTCGTCGACCGGGGCGAGTCGAGCAGGATCGCTGACCGGCCCGAGTGGGTCGCGTGCCTCGACTACTTGCGCGAGGGCGACACGCTCGTGATCCTCGCGCTTGATCGGATCGCCGGTACGGAGCTGATGGCTATCGAGCTGATCCGTGACCTCGGTCGGCGCGGCGTCCGGCTGCGCAGCCTCACAGAACCGTTCCTCGACGTGGACACGTCGACGCCGATGGGCGAGGCCATCGTCGGCATTATGGCGGTGCTCGCGCAGCTCCGAGTCTCGACGATCCGGGAGAACACACGCCGCGGGCTGGCCCATGCTCGCGCTCAGGGCCGCGTCGGCGGCCGCCCCTCGGTGATGACACCCGAGCGCATCAAAGCTGCTGTGAAGATGCGCGACCAGGACATGAGCATTGCGGAGATCGCGCGCACGTTCGGCGTCGGCGCATCCAGCGTGTCCCGCGCGCTCGCCAAGCACGACGTAGGCGGTCATGACCGTTCTTCCCCATCCCCCCGATAGATAGCCGCTCTGCATACGAGAGAGCCCTGTCAAGGGGGCGGCGCAGCCGCATCACGAAGTGACGCGAAGCGCCCTTGACAGGGCTCTGGCGTATGTGACCATCACGGCATCGGGGGGAGGGGGAGCGCACCCAGTGAGGCCGTCCACAGGCCGCACAGACGAAGCCGCACCGTGCGTCGTGAACGCCACGGTGCGGCCTGTGGGCGGGCGGACAAGTGGGGCCCCGCTGTCCACCTGTGGGCGGGTTCGGCCCGGCGATAGCCGGAGCCGTCCACAGGTGGTCAGAGGGTAGCGTTACGCATTCACATGCTGCGCATTGGCGGAGACCTCGACCGGCTTGGGCGCGGGCGCAGCGGGAGCGGCCGGCGCGGCAGGCTTGCGCGCGGCTCGACGCTTCGCGCGCACCTTCTTATCAGGCTCAGTGAAGCCGATCTTGCGCAGCTCGTCGGATGACCAACCGGCGCTCAACGCGGCGTTGTATGCCTTGACGTCCTCGCGCTCGGCGTCACCGACGCGCTGCGCGACGCTGGCCTGTAGATCGGCCAACTCGCGCGCGGTCTCCTCGCGCACATCGGCTACTCCCTGACGTGCCTCCGCGAGCTGCCGAATCGCGACGATCCGATCCTCTTGTGCGCGCTTGGCGCGCTCGACTGCTTCCTCGATGCTCAGTTCCTTAGCCATGCCTCCATCCTACGAAGAAGTGCATTTCGGCGTCGACGTTCATCGACGCACAGAAGAACCGTCGCGGCGTGGCCGCGATCACTCCCGGTTGTCACCGTGAGTGATCCTGAAAGGTGCCCCAGACGGAGCAAGCTATAGACTTAGCACGGCTAAGTCGGCTTGATCCTCGACACGGGGTCAAGGATGCGGCACACTAGAAGTGTGATCCCCGCACGGGGCGGGGTCGCTGCGCTGGGCCAGGAAGGGCAGGTGATTCTAATGAGCGACGAGGCTCCCGAGGATCGCCGCCTCGCACGCAAGCGGCGCGCGAACGTCGCGGGCGGCCGCCATCACCGTCACGAGGTGAAGGTGTCGCCGGAAGAAGAGGGCGCGTTGCTGCTGCGCGCGAAGGCGCAGCGCGTGACGATCCCGCGTCTGCTCGTCGAGTCGGCGCTGTCGGCAGCGGGGGAGACGCCAACCGAACGCCGTCAGGCGATGGCCGAGCTGTTCGGTCTGCACCGGCTGCTCGCGGCCATCTCGAACAACGTCAACCAGATCGCCAAGGCCACGAACGCGACCGGCGAGCTACAGGCTGAGACGGTGGCGACGCTGGCCAAGGTGCGCGAGGTTGCCGAGCGGATCGACGAGACGATCGACGGGCTGAGCCTGCCATGATGCCGAACGTTGTTCGCGGCGATCGCATGGCTGGCCTGATGACCTACCTCACCGGGCCGGGGCGCGCGAACGAGCACACCGAACCGCACCTCGTCGCAGGCGACGCAGCGCTGCTTGCGTGGCACGATGACGCCGAGCTGGGACGCGACGCGGCGCTTTCGATCGCGCGGCACCTCGACCGCCCGCGCACTGCGTACGACGTCGACGTGAACGGCGGGCACGTCTGGCACTGCTCACTATCGCTGCGCGCCGACGAGGGCATGCTGACCGACGAGAAGTGGGGACAGATCGCCAACGACTTCATCACCGCGATGGAGTTCGACGACGCCGAGGGCACGAAGGCACCGTGCCGCTGGGTTGCCGTCCGACACGGTGTGTCGAAGAACGGCAACGACCACATCCATATCGCTGTGAACCTCGTGCGCGAGGACGGCACCAAGGCGTCGATTCACAACGACTTCCACCGGGCACAGAAGGCCGCGCGCGCGCTCGAAGTGAAGTACGGCTTGGAGCAGTTGGAGTCGGCACAGGCAGAGCGATCGACGCGCGGCTACCACCCCGCCGAGCGCGAGGCTCAGGCACGCGCCCGAGCACGCGCGAAGTACGAGCGCACCCGTCCGAAGCTCGGCCCGGATGCACCCACTTGGGAGCGGCTGACCGGCCCCGACCGGCAGGCCCGGATCACCGCCGAGCTGCGCACGGACGAGCCGCGCTATGCGCTCGCCCGGACGGTTCGCGCCAGCGCCGCAGCCAGCGAGTCCGAGTCCGAGTTCGTGCGCAGGATGCGCCGCTCGGGACTGCTCGTGCGACCGCGCTACGCGGACGGCCGCACCGACGTCATCACCGGCTACTCGGTCGCAGCTCGACCCGAAGCCGGCGAGCGACCCATCTGGTACGGCGGGGGGCACCTCGGCCGCGACCTCACCCTGCCCCGGCTGCGCGCGGGGTGGCCCGACACCCCAACCGACGCGACCGAAGCGGCAGCCGAGTGGAACGCAGCCAAGCGCGGCCGCCGCGTCGTGGCACCCGGCCGGGAGAACACGACACCCGACCCCGAGTTGTGGGAACGGTACTCGCGCGAGGTCAGCGAGCTGCGCGAGAAGCTGCGCGATGTTCCCCTCGACGACCGGGACACGTGGAGCACCCTCGCACGTCAGACCGCCGGAGCTTTCGCCGCCTGGTCGAACGCCGTCGAGGATGCGCCCGGAGACCTCGCCGCGGCATCCGATGCGCTCGCCCGATCCGCGCAGACGTTCCGCCGCCCGGTGCAGCCGCAGAAGGCCGGCATGGTTGCCATGTCCGGCGCTGCGATGCTGCTGGCCAGCGCGGCCAAGGGCGGCCAGGGGCGCGCCGCCCAGCTCATCATGCTGCGCCAGCTCGTGCGGCTCTCACAGGCCGTTTACGACGCTGCGAAGGCGGCCGGGGAGAAGCGGCAGGCTGACCTCATCCTGAGCGACGTGAAGGCGCGGATGGATCGGCTGCGCCATGACCTCGCCCCCACCAGTCAGACCCCGGTGGCCGCGGCGGCCGGCGCGCAGCAGGGCACGGCCACGGCGACGCTCGACCCGGAGACGCGCGCGATGCTCGACCGGATGAACGCCAGCCAGGGCAAGCCCGCGACCGAGGCGACATCGCCCGTACCGAACAAGATCGATCCCGACGAGCGGGCGCGGCCACGACAGACCACACGACCGGGCGCAGATCGCGGCCCGGAGCGATAGGAAGGAGGGTCGATCATGGCCGAGGAGACAGACGGCATCGAGGAGGCGTTCGACGGGCAGATACGAGTGCTCGTCACCGCCGCCGGCCAGGTCGGAGAGCGCATCGCGCGCGCCCGCGAGGACGCGCTGCGCCGAGCACAGGCGGCGACCGAGCAGGAGGCGCGCGAGCTGCGATCGCGGATCGAGGCCGAGCACCGCACCGCGCGCGTCGAGCTGGGGAACGTGCATCGCTCGGACTGGTGGGATCGTGCCACCCCCGAGCAGATCGCCAACACGTACCAACTCGCCCGCGCATGGTCGCAGGACGACCCCGAGGCGGTACGCGCCGAGCAGCGCATCCGCGACGAGGTGCGCACCCGGTACGGCGTCGACGTCAACGACACCAGCGCCGACCCCCAGGCGGTGCGTGAGGCCGTCGAGCGTGCCGAGGCGCTGCGCCAGCAGGCGGATGCTCAGCAGCAGCGCTCGGCGGCCGAGGAGGCCGAGGCGGCCCGCCTGATGGCTGAGGCCGATCGCGCCGACCGGGCGGCCGAGCACCACCGCGACGCGGCGGAGCATGAGCCCGACCCGGAGCAGCGGGCCGAGGCGCGCGAACAAGCCGAGCAGCACCAGGCGCACGCCGATGCAGCTCGTGCGGATGCTCAGCCGTTGTACGACTCGGCCGAGCGCCGCGAGGCGACGGCCCGCGACCTCGAAAGCAA
This window of the Microbacterium soli genome carries:
- a CDS encoding Fic/DOC family protein, translated to MATRFNSWDSYFWEPGGPVLRNLYGLRDGADLSRREYAETNAQQFDIERGAISIPRTYDAEHLRTIHRELFKNVYEWAGEYRSVGMFKPPLEFAQPEDIGRYLADASRLVRGAEWAGMDRQQFAMAAADVFAHVNQAHPFREGNGRAGKLFMQHVAELSGFKLDYSPERTGITAEVWNNASAMSRPDIGSYRPVPDSLVPVFERLAVDRSAGSKGAQQGPAVRRLRDESRGRVSDLIDEKVEELRRASFPTPPTPGVERSTEARRSTPPMQDRYRGRGR
- a CDS encoding recombinase family protein, which codes for MSQVGYARVSTRDQNPGSQEAALREAGCERVFVDRGESSRIADRPEWVACLDYLREGDTLVILALDRIAGTELMAIELIRDLGRRGVRLRSLTEPFLDVDTSTPMGEAIVGIMAVLAQLRVSTIRENTRRGLAHARAQGRVGGRPSVMTPERIKAAVKMRDQDMSIAEIARTFGVGASSVSRALAKHDVGGHDRSSPSPR
- a CDS encoding MobC family plasmid mobilization relaxosome protein, whose protein sequence is MSDEAPEDRRLARKRRANVAGGRHHRHEVKVSPEEEGALLLRAKAQRVTIPRLLVESALSAAGETPTERRQAMAELFGLHRLLAAISNNVNQIAKATNATGELQAETVATLAKVREVAERIDETIDGLSLP
- a CDS encoding relaxase/mobilization nuclease domain-containing protein translates to MTYLTGPGRANEHTEPHLVAGDAALLAWHDDAELGRDAALSIARHLDRPRTAYDVDVNGGHVWHCSLSLRADEGMLTDEKWGQIANDFITAMEFDDAEGTKAPCRWVAVRHGVSKNGNDHIHIAVNLVREDGTKASIHNDFHRAQKAARALEVKYGLEQLESAQAERSTRGYHPAEREAQARARARAKYERTRPKLGPDAPTWERLTGPDRQARITAELRTDEPRYALARTVRASAAASESESEFVRRMRRSGLLVRPRYADGRTDVITGYSVAARPEAGERPIWYGGGHLGRDLTLPRLRAGWPDTPTDATEAAAEWNAAKRGRRVVAPGRENTTPDPELWERYSREVSELREKLRDVPLDDRDTWSTLARQTAGAFAAWSNAVEDAPGDLAAASDALARSAQTFRRPVQPQKAGMVAMSGAAMLLASAAKGGQGRAAQLIMLRQLVRLSQAVYDAAKAAGEKRQADLILSDVKARMDRLRHDLAPTSQTPVAAAAGAQQGTATATLDPETRAMLDRMNASQGKPATEATSPVPNKIDPDERARPRQTTRPGADRGPER